A region from the Bacillus sp. BGMRC 2118 genome encodes:
- the pknB gene encoding Stk1 family PASTA domain-containing Ser/Thr kinase, translating to MMIGKRLSDRYKIIDSIGGGGMANVYLARDIILERDVAVKVLRPDISNDEEFIRRFHREAQAATSLNHPNIVSIYDVGEDEQILYIVMEYIDGSTLKQYIQKNGPLSNEESVNIMLQLTSAINHAHENHIVHRDIKPQNILIDEHGVVKVTDFGIAVALSSTTITQTNSFLGSVHYLSPEQARGGMATKKSDIYSLGIVMFELITGRLPFFGESAVSIAIKHLQNETPSPKRWNPNIPQSIENIILKSTAKDSFYRYDNVEAMQEDLRTSLDPSRVNEQPFKIPELDGEETKAIPIIKDEKTSQKHNAEETIIHPDKGKVTPKKKKGKKIIITVVTSLILLMIGIVAAFTVFPSLFLPSDVTVPDVSGKSYEAAYSELDKLGFEIDEPKEVFDDEIEEGKVVKTNPKSGVIAKEGSSITIYTSKGKEKTEIEDYIGQNYEDISDSLGDKFKEVIIKSQSSSEVPAGEIIDQFPKTGEHVLEDTDLTLFVSTGPPTFELSNLVGYTIREVENYVAQWGLVLEKPKYINSEEAQKDIIIQQTPAPGTELKAGDSISIVVSKGPEEKPRTSTQDILVQYQPDEAGKPQTVRIYVEDMENELTGTPVVNKTITEDQVFQIQLIIPYEGSATYKVERDGNVIIERTVLYKDVQ from the coding sequence ATAATGATTGGAAAACGATTAAGCGACAGATATAAAATTATTGATTCCATCGGTGGCGGTGGTATGGCTAACGTATATCTTGCAAGAGACATCATCTTAGAGAGAGATGTTGCCGTTAAAGTGCTTAGACCTGATATTTCAAATGATGAAGAGTTCATCCGTCGCTTTCATAGAGAAGCACAAGCTGCAACTAGTCTAAATCATCCAAACATTGTAAGTATTTATGATGTAGGTGAAGATGAACAAATTCTCTATATCGTGATGGAATATATAGATGGATCTACATTGAAGCAATACATACAAAAAAATGGACCACTTTCAAATGAAGAAAGTGTAAACATAATGCTTCAATTAACATCAGCCATTAACCATGCCCATGAAAACCATATTGTACACCGTGACATTAAACCACAAAACATATTAATAGATGAACATGGAGTTGTTAAAGTTACGGATTTTGGCATAGCGGTGGCACTTAGTTCCACAACAATTACCCAAACAAATTCATTTCTAGGTTCTGTACATTATCTATCACCAGAACAAGCACGTGGAGGAATGGCGACTAAAAAGTCAGACATATACTCACTTGGAATTGTCATGTTTGAGCTCATTACAGGTAGATTACCGTTCTTTGGTGAATCTGCAGTATCCATTGCCATTAAACATTTGCAAAACGAGACGCCTTCACCAAAAAGGTGGAATCCAAACATTCCACAAAGTATTGAGAATATTATTTTAAAATCAACGGCGAAAGACTCCTTTTATCGCTATGATAATGTGGAAGCGATGCAAGAAGATTTACGAACATCTTTAGACCCAAGTAGAGTGAACGAACAGCCGTTTAAGATACCTGAATTAGATGGAGAAGAAACGAAAGCTATCCCCATTATTAAGGATGAAAAGACTTCGCAGAAACATAACGCTGAAGAAACAATTATCCATCCTGATAAGGGAAAAGTAACGCCTAAAAAGAAAAAGGGTAAAAAAATTATCATAACAGTTGTTACTTCATTGATTCTTTTAATGATAGGTATAGTTGCGGCATTTACTGTGTTTCCATCACTTTTTCTACCAAGTGATGTTACAGTTCCTGATGTATCAGGTAAAAGTTATGAAGCGGCTTACAGTGAGTTAGATAAATTAGGATTTGAGATTGATGAACCAAAGGAAGTCTTCGATGATGAAATTGAAGAGGGAAAAGTTGTTAAAACAAATCCGAAATCAGGTGTTATTGCGAAAGAAGGATCTTCCATTACAATTTATACAAGTAAAGGGAAAGAAAAAACAGAGATTGAGGATTATATTGGACAAAACTATGAAGATATCTCAGATTCTCTTGGAGATAAATTCAAAGAGGTAATCATTAAAAGTCAGTCTTCATCTGAAGTACCAGCAGGTGAAATTATTGATCAATTCCCAAAAACAGGAGAGCATGTGTTGGAGGATACAGACCTAACCTTGTTTGTAAGTACAGGTCCACCAACATTTGAACTGAGTAACCTCGTAGGATATACAATTAGGGAAGTTGAGAACTATGTAGCCCAGTGGGGACTTGTATTAGAAAAGCCAAAATATATTAACTCAGAAGAAGCACAAAAAGATATCATCATACAGCAAACACCTGCCCCAGGCACAGAGTTAAAAGCAGGAGATTCTATTTCAATCGTTGTTTCTAAAGGTCCTGAAGAAAAACCTAGGACTTCAACACAAGATATTTTGGTACAATATCAGCCGGATGAAGCGGGGAAGCCACAGACTGTAAGAATCTATGTTGAAGATATGGAAAATGAATTGACGGGTACACCAGTTGTAAATAAAACAATTACGGAAGATCAAGTTTTTCAAATACAATTGATTATTCCATATGAAGGCAGTGCAACATATAAAGTCGAAAGAGACGGAAATGTTATTATTGAAAGAACCGTATTATATAAAGATGTGCAATGA
- a CDS encoding Stp1/IreP family PP2C-type Ser/Thr phosphatase → MKTFFLTDRGRVRQHNEDNGGAFKNKSGQLLAVVADGMGGHRAGDVASSMATSLFEKHWTETNSITSPDEAEKWLQDHVKIINQLVFDHSKQNEECEGMGTTLVLSICLQDSVTIAHIGDSRCYMVRESEISQVTEDHTLVNELVRSGQISKEDAEYHPRKNVILRALGTDTYVQVDIKTFPNEDIEYLLLCSDGLSNKIAEDEIHIHLLAENSIEEKGTKLVALANENGGEDNITLVIVQFPKVQQESGEQ, encoded by the coding sequence ATAAAGACGTTTTTTCTTACTGATAGGGGAAGAGTTAGGCAACATAACGAAGATAATGGTGGAGCATTTAAAAACAAATCAGGTCAATTATTAGCTGTGGTTGCTGATGGTATGGGAGGTCATCGTGCAGGAGATGTAGCAAGCTCTATGGCTACGTCACTTTTTGAAAAGCACTGGACTGAAACAAACTCTATTACAAGTCCTGACGAAGCCGAGAAATGGCTTCAAGACCATGTAAAGATCATCAATCAACTTGTATTCGACCATTCTAAACAAAACGAGGAATGCGAAGGGATGGGGACTACATTAGTACTCTCCATCTGTTTACAAGATTCAGTTACGATTGCACATATCGGTGACAGTCGTTGTTATATGGTTCGGGAAAGTGAAATCAGCCAGGTGACAGAAGACCATACCTTAGTTAATGAGCTAGTTCGTTCAGGTCAGATTAGTAAAGAGGATGCAGAATATCATCCACGTAAAAATGTCATATTGCGTGCACTAGGAACAGATACATATGTTCAAGTAGATATAAAGACGTTTCCAAATGAAGATATTGAATACTTATTATTATGTTCTGACGGTCTATCAAATAAAATAGCAGAAGATGAGATTCATATCCATTTATTAGCTGAAAATAGTATAGAAGAAAAAGGTACAAAGCTTGTGGCATTGGCAAATGAAAATGGTGGAGAGGATAATATCACCCTTGTAATCGTACAATTTCCAAAGGTTCAGCAAGAGAGTGGTGAACAATAA
- the rlmN gene encoding 23S rRNA (adenine(2503)-C(2))-methyltransferase RlmN: protein MFTKAGVIVEREITTIANKQEKKEIIPSIYSLRLEELEAWLKENGEPKFRANQIFEWLYSKRISSFEEMTNISKDLQKKLAEAFTLTTLKTIVKQESKDGTIKFLFELHDGYSIETVLMRHDYGNSVCVTTQVGCRIGCTFCASTLGGLKRNLEAGEIVAQVVNVQKALDEKGERVSHVVIMGIGEPFDNYDNMLSFLKIINHDKALNIGARHITVSTSGIIPKIYAFADEQLQINFALSLHAPNTELRSKLMPINRAYKLPDLMEAIRYYIKKTGRRVSFEYGLFGGENDSVMHAEELAALIKGIKCHVNLIPVNYVPERNYVRTPKDQIFEFERTLKKHGINVTIRREHGSDIDAACGQLRAKERKEETK from the coding sequence ATGTTTACGAAAGCGGGTGTAATTGTGGAAAGAGAAATAACAACAATAGCAAACAAACAAGAGAAAAAGGAAATTATCCCTTCGATTTATTCATTACGTCTAGAAGAATTAGAAGCCTGGTTAAAAGAAAATGGTGAACCCAAGTTTAGAGCAAATCAAATATTTGAATGGTTATATTCAAAACGTATCTCTTCTTTTGAGGAGATGACAAATATTTCGAAAGACTTACAGAAAAAGCTTGCAGAAGCTTTTACTCTTACCACGTTAAAGACGATCGTCAAGCAAGAATCAAAAGATGGTACAATCAAATTCTTATTTGAGCTTCATGATGGGTATTCAATTGAAACAGTACTAATGAGACATGATTACGGTAATTCTGTTTGTGTAACAACTCAAGTAGGGTGCAGAATCGGTTGTACGTTTTGTGCATCAACATTAGGTGGACTAAAGCGTAACTTGGAAGCTGGTGAAATTGTTGCACAAGTAGTAAATGTACAAAAAGCGCTAGATGAAAAAGGAGAAAGAGTAAGTCATGTCGTAATAATGGGTATAGGTGAACCATTTGATAATTACGATAATATGCTTTCTTTCTTAAAAATCATTAATCATGATAAAGCTTTAAATATTGGTGCACGTCATATTACAGTTTCGACTAGTGGGATCATTCCGAAGATTTATGCATTTGCAGACGAACAATTACAAATTAACTTCGCATTATCACTGCATGCACCTAATACTGAATTGAGAAGTAAGCTCATGCCAATTAATCGTGCTTACAAGCTGCCTGATCTTATGGAGGCAATACGCTATTACATTAAGAAAACCGGTAGACGCGTCAGCTTCGAGTATGGTCTATTTGGTGGTGAGAATGATTCAGTTATGCATGCTGAGGAGTTAGCTGCATTAATTAAAGGGATAAAGTGTCATGTTAACTTAATTCCAGTAAACTATGTCCCGGAACGTAATTATGTTCGTACACCAAAAGATCAGATTTTTGAATTTGAACGCACCTTAAAGAAGCATGGAATTAACGTAACAATTCGAAGAGAACATGGTTCCGATATTGATGCTGCTTGCGGTCAATTGAGAGCAAAGGAGCGCAAAGAGGAGACGAAATAA